In Anopheles gambiae chromosome 2, idAnoGambNW_F1_1, whole genome shotgun sequence, a single window of DNA contains:
- the LOC1271589 gene encoding snRNA-activating protein complex subunit 3, with protein MENIYCPRTEKVISVWDALAEFQNELHPERLDRVVESDHDIMEAMGLDGNIAEFDKLLESVDVGQLSSSKDVPVRTFLPHKVCSRPKPAETPAKAARFNCVQRVTARKSVKDQRNIDVKLRYNRHKYMERKQDLETRKDLTPFREMVLVVRFYEPFKYKAGRRLGHPKFSQEYYVLSSQYLTELKDKIFCHCDAGPFYEISGDRTAEPTEKPPKSGFFFVHDTFYNDFRDDANHDYSGVIRKWADRQSLIGELKTARMEDTRFGDLKFRLGYPQMYQHQGNCEHLFVISDCRLLAATDILTRSRYPWLNSYGFSRDVPCNICGHCQAQYIVQNSTRHIFDPAYICENCLETYHYTEDGEKIGDFELHRYTLTMVRTDEDADSEEASTSQ; from the exons ATGGAAAATATATATTGTCCAAGAACGGAGAAAGTGATATCCGTATGGGATGCGTTGGCTGAATTCCAGAACGAACTGCATCCTGAACGTCTGGACAGGGTAGTTGAGTCTGATCACGATATAATGGAAGCGATGGGTCTGGACGGCAATATTGCAGAGTTCGATAAGCTGCTGGAATCGGTCGACGTGGGCCAACTGTCCAGCTCGAAAGATGTACCCGTGAGAACGTTTCTCCCGCACAAGGTATGCTCGAGGCCGAAACCTGCGGAAACGCCGGCTAAAGCCGCCCGCTTCAATTGTGTGCAAAGGGTAACCGCTCGCAAAAGCGTGAAAGATCAGCGCAATATAGACGTGAAGCTGCGATACAACCGGCACAAATACATGGAGCGAAAGCAGGACTTGGAAACGCGCAAGGATTTGACACCGTTCCGCGAAATGGTGCTGGTTGTACGGTTCTACGAGCCCTTCAAATACAAAGCAGGACGACGATTGGGCCACCCAAAGTTTAGTCAGGAGTATTACGTGCTTAGTTCACAGTATTTGACAGAACTGAAGGACAAAATATTCTGCCACTGCGATGCGGGGCCGTTCTATGAGATAAGCGGGGATAGAACAGCGGAACCGACCGAGAAGCCACCGAAATCGGGATTCTTTTTCGTCCACGACACGTTCTACAATGATTTCCGGGATGATGCTAATCATGACTACTCGGGGGTGATCCGGAAGTGGGCAGATCGACAATCTTTGATCGGAGAGCTGAAGACGGCACGAATGGAAGATACACGCTTTGGAGATTTGAAATTTCGCTTGGGATATCCACAG aTGTATCAGCACCAAGGAAATTGCGAGCATCTGTTCGTGATAAGCGATTGTCGATTGTTGGCGGCGACAGACATTCTGACGCGATCCCGATATCCGTGGCTGAACTCTTACGGATTTTCTCGAGATGTCCCTTGCAACATCTGTGGCCACTGTCAGGCGCAATATATTGTACAGAACAGCACTCGACACATCTTCGATCCTGCCTACATTTGTGAAAATTGCCTCGAGACGTATCATTACACTGAGGATGGAGAGAAAATAGGAGACTTCGAGCTGCACCGGTACACCCTCACGATGGTTCGTACTGACGAGGACGCAGACAGCGAGGAAGCATCTACTTCACAATAA
- the LOC1271588 gene encoding 26S proteasome complex subunit SEM1 yields MSDKENKDKPKLDLGLLEEDDEFEEFPAEDWAGNKEDEEELSVWEDNWDDDNVEDDFNQQLRAQLEKHK; encoded by the exons ATGTCGGACAAGGAGAACAAGGATAAACCTAAACTTGATCTCGGTCTTCTGGAAGAAGACGATGAATTCGAGGAGTTTCCCGCCGAAG ACTGGGCCGGTAACAAGGAGGACGAAGAAGAACTGAGCGTATGGGAGGACAACTGGGACGACGATAATGTTGAGGACGATTTCAACCAGCAACTACGAGCCCAACTCGAAAAGCATAAGTGA